A stretch of bacterium DNA encodes these proteins:
- a CDS encoding DUF3267 domain-containing protein, with protein MKKVGNVKINIYIMSVVAVLIAIGIWFLFFQVLDTPYPQWLQGLRSLVLLPYAIGLVIIHELIHMMTAYLYVPVSSVRLRIKILTWEVSVDKPLRRNRYLLYTFAPGFILSLFGILLYVIFHSSVDVRFFSGILFIFGFAGATGDMFLALGALKYPGTCYIIDRGAELDVLIPESSEIAR; from the coding sequence ATGAAAAAAGTCGGTAACGTAAAGATCAATATATACATTATGAGTGTTGTGGCAGTACTTATTGCCATAGGTATTTGGTTTTTATTCTTCCAGGTGCTTGACACTCCGTATCCACAATGGCTTCAGGGATTACGCAGCTTAGTGCTCCTCCCCTATGCGATTGGCCTTGTCATAATCCACGAATTGATCCACATGATGACCGCCTATTTGTATGTTCCCGTAAGCAGCGTGCGTTTACGTATCAAGATATTGACCTGGGAGGTCAGCGTGGACAAACCCTTACGGCGTAATCGCTATTTATTGTATACCTTCGCGCCCGGATTTATATTATCACTATTTGGCATCCTGCTGTATGTGATTTTCCATTCATCCGTGGACGTAAGATTTTTTTCCGGGATTCTTTTTATATTCGGTTTCGCCGGTGCTACCGGCGACATGTTTCTTGCCTTAGGCGCGCTTAAATATCCCGGGACCTGTTACATTATCGACAGGGGCGCAGAGCTGGATGTATTGATACCAGAATCCAGCGAGATTGCACGCTAA
- a CDS encoding YbhB/YbcL family Raf kinase inhibitor-like protein, with protein sequence MKQFILFLMIALFGCQNGRESKPVEPDAKILKFTVTSTAFEEGGMIPKKYTGDAENISPPLAWSEIPGQAKSLALIVDDPDAPSGGWVHWVVYNMPAAMKEMPEDIGPDERVPGIGIQGKNDFGKIGWGGPYPPSGTHRYFFRLCALDVVLDDVPGLTKKQLVMALQGHILAQGELMGRYKR encoded by the coding sequence ATGAAGCAGTTCATTCTTTTTTTGATGATTGCATTATTCGGCTGTCAGAATGGACGGGAATCGAAACCGGTCGAACCCGATGCAAAAATCCTTAAGTTTACCGTCACCAGTACGGCCTTTGAAGAAGGCGGCATGATACCAAAAAAATATACCGGTGACGCGGAAAACATATCGCCACCCCTGGCATGGAGCGAGATACCCGGACAAGCCAAAAGTCTGGCTCTTATCGTTGACGACCCGGACGCGCCTTCCGGCGGCTGGGTTCACTGGGTGGTCTATAACATGCCCGCCGCGATGAAGGAAATGCCCGAAGACATTGGTCCGGACGAGCGGGTCCCGGGGATCGGCATCCAGGGCAAGAACGATTTTGGGAAAATCGGCTGGGGCGGGCCATACCCGCCATCAGGAACGCACCGGTATTTTTTCCGGCTCTGCGCTCTGGACGTGGTGCTGGATGATGTGCCGGGTTTAACCAAAAAACAACTGGTTATGGCGCTCCAGGGCCACATCCTGGCCCAGGGCGAATTGATGGGCCGTTATAAAAGGTAA
- a CDS encoding LEA type 2 family protein — protein MKINHCVGIVIPILLLLLCSCQPQYKVVLKDVNITNIGLNETEFDSKVWVTCKWFRSIKLTDITYDVYYDNKKFGEGAYSGEIILGKNADTLLHFPCTAKNLSTALPFIGSLIKGDFDYEVRMNLKVKAWIYQKRITTNYFGSKKMW, from the coding sequence ATGAAAATCAATCACTGTGTTGGTATCGTTATACCCATACTACTGCTGTTGTTATGTTCCTGTCAGCCGCAGTATAAGGTGGTCTTAAAAGATGTTAATATTACCAATATTGGCCTGAATGAAACCGAGTTTGATTCCAAGGTTTGGGTGACATGCAAATGGTTCCGCTCCATTAAGCTTACGGATATAACATATGATGTATACTATGATAACAAAAAATTCGGGGAGGGAGCATATTCGGGGGAAATTATATTGGGGAAAAACGCGGATACTTTACTGCATTTTCCCTGCACGGCAAAAAATCTGAGCACCGCTTTGCCTTTTATCGGTTCGCTTATAAAGGGCGATTTTGATTATGAGGTTAGAATGAATCTAAAGGTCAAAGCCTGGATATATCAAAAGCGGATCACCACGAATTATTTTGGATCCAAAAAGATGTGGTAA
- a CDS encoding methylglyoxal synthase, protein MTYKTIKMKAKKNIALIAHDNRKKDLLEWVKYNKGSLEKHNLYATGTTGQLINEETGLEVTRFKSGPLGGDQQVGAKIADGQIDFMIFLWDPMEPHPHDVDVKALLRLSVVWNIPVACNRSTADFLISSPLMSTEYERLFVDYEAPRKESVNGRYKE, encoded by the coding sequence ATGACTTATAAAACGATAAAGATGAAAGCAAAAAAGAACATCGCTCTTATTGCCCACGATAACAGAAAAAAGGACCTGCTCGAATGGGTGAAATATAATAAGGGTTCACTTGAAAAGCACAACCTTTATGCCACCGGAACAACCGGCCAGCTGATTAACGAAGAGACCGGCCTTGAAGTAACCAGGTTCAAGAGCGGTCCCCTGGGCGGCGATCAACAAGTCGGCGCGAAAATTGCCGACGGGCAAATTGATTTCATGATTTTTCTATGGGATCCCATGGAACCCCATCCCCATGATGTAGATGTCAAAGCTTTGCTGCGGCTATCGGTCGTCTGGAATATCCCGGTTGCGTGCAACCGGTCGACCGCTGATTTTTTGATCTCCTCGCCATTGATGAGCACAGAATACGAACGCTTGTTTGTTGATTATGAAGCCCCTAGAAAGGAATCAGTGAACGGGCGATACAAGGAGTGA